In one Diabrotica virgifera virgifera chromosome 5, PGI_DIABVI_V3a genomic region, the following are encoded:
- the LOC114330483 gene encoding uncharacterized protein LOC114330483 isoform X1: MESVISDFLTSTVFVFSLLIGASGLLILYFIKTFKQEAVIEKTKNEKSTVYSEKKKDLPQAGKRKKKTVENRWTGKHDKHSYSNPWLLVSLKGHTGNILDMDFSSNGKYMTSCDDEDPDPGGKEATTARESNKENDQPPENSPSPKGLSRRQRKNRRREDRSPSESQKVKKAKAKKPSPEGTPVLTKKQVMSVTPLRQFQKFNTSEKMFAQFLRNHYALDMQSMINMGYPLQSALDPALVVVFKTQRVPMKPIQYTNNTVFNLNAREFVPKNDWSSNDSGQGSGSSSDSGENFDGDDSSSSSSDQDTSVFSPKIPRIEPHPICLQGFYAKSCARCSRTFYTTEKEYITKEKCCYHWGKFNEKSCPNLYACCLKKYGSKGCTYADLHVWSGFYVGVNGLFNNYVHTKHRKSVQQEGHHGVYAIDCEMCYTINGMELTKVTVVGVDGRLVYDSFVKPESAIIDYNTRFSGITEKDMNRSSTKSLREVQNDLMGFISASTILIGHGLENDLHALKIVHYVIVDTAHCFPHVRGLPFRRSLKELMYTNLNQHIQNSLHGHNSYEDAAACMELMLWKVRKDYKEGLLKRHHIQY; this comes from the exons atggaAAGTGTTATTTCTGATTTTCTAACAAGCACGGTGTTTGTTTTTTCGCTACTTATTGGTGCAAGTGGTTTACTTATACTGTACTTTATCAAAACGTTTAAACAGGAGGCAGTTATCGAGAAAACCAAAA ACGAAAAATCAACCGTCTATTCCGAAAAGAAAAAAGATTTGCCGCAGGCCGGGAAACGTAAGAAGAAGACCGTCGAAAATAGATGGACTGGAAAACACGACAAACATTCGTATTCTAATCCATGGCTTTTAGTTTCGCTAAAAGGTCATACTGGAAACATTCTGGATATGGACTTCAGCAGTAATGGCAAATATATGACTTCATGTGACGACG AAGATCCTGATCCTGGAGGAAAGGAAGCTACCACTGCCAGGGAGTCGAACAAAGAGAACGACCAGCCACCCGAAAACAGCCCCAGCCCCAAGGGTTTGTCTCGACGACAGCGGAAAAATAGAAGAAGAGAAGACCGTTCACCTTCCGAGAGCCAGAAGGTGAAAAAGGCTAAGGCGAAGAAGCCGTCCCCAGAGGGAACGCCCGTGCTCACAAAAAAGCAAGTAATGTCAGTTACCCCTTTAAgacaatttcaaaaatttaacacTTCTGAGAAAATGTTCGCCCAATTTCTCCGAAATCATTACGCGTTGGATATGCAATCGATGATAAATATGGGATACCCGCTTCAATCAGCACTAGATCCTGCATTGGTGGTGGTATTCAAAACTCAACGCGTACCAATGAAACCAATACAATACACTAACAATACAGTATTCAACCTTAATGCCAGAGAGTTCGTACCCAAAAATGATTGGAGCTCTAATGACAGCGGCCAAGGGTCTGGAAGTTCCAGCGATAGTGGAGAGAATTTTGATGGCGACGATTCATCATCCAGCAGTTCAGATCAAGATACTTCAGTTTTCTCACCGAAAATCCCAAGAATAGAACCACATCCGATCTGTTTGCAAGGATTCTACGCTAAGAGTTGCGCCAGATGTTCAAGGACATTCTACACGACGGAAAAGGAGTACATTACCAAGGAAAAATGTTGCTATCACTGGGGAAAGTTCAATGAGAAATCGTGCCCTAACCTGTACGCTTGCTGCCTAAAAAAATATGGTTCCAAAGGTTGTACATATGCTGATTTGCATGTCTGGAGTGGTTTTTATGTCGGTGTGAACGGTTTGTTTAATAATTATGTGCATACGAAACATAGAAAATCAGTTCAACAAGAAGGACACCATGGTGTTTATGCGATAGACTGTGAAATGTGCTACACCATAAACGGGATGGAACTAACAAAAGTGACAGTTGTGGGCGTGGACGGTAGATTAGTGTACGATAGTTTCGTTAAACCAGAATCTGCTATCATCGATTACAATACCAGATTCTCGGGAATCACCGAAAAAGACATGAATCGCAGTTCGACCAAATCGCTCAGGGAAGTACAAAATGACTTGATGGGTTTCATCAGCGCGAGCACGATACTAATCGGGCACGGTTTGGAAAACGATTTACACGCTTTAAAAATAGTGCATTACGTCATCGTGGACACCGCGCATTGCTTTCCACACGTCCGAGGTCTGCCTTTCCGGAGGTCCTTGAAGGAGCTCATGTATACCAACTTGAACCAACACATCCAGAACAGTCTACACGGACACAACAGCTACGAGGACGCTGCTGCTTGTATGGAACTTATGCTGTGGAAGGTGAGAAAAGACTATAAAGAAGGATTACTTAAAAGGCATCACATACAATATTGA